From Drosophila nasuta strain 15112-1781.00 chromosome X, ASM2355853v1, whole genome shotgun sequence, one genomic window encodes:
- the LOC132796223 gene encoding LOW QUALITY PROTEIN: L-asparaginase (The sequence of the model RefSeq protein was modified relative to this genomic sequence to represent the inferred CDS: deleted 1 base in 1 codon), which yields MSSNGDTKHVQAAASEPISLPLNTNVGYSQSLLDSSVLPSPTLQSPAMRRNVSDGNLMAQDVKEARVRVIYTGGTIGMMRNERHVLAPIPNALVRLIRKYPNIHDEEYAQRRFGASASMAPLVLPYVQGEARRVLYQVTEYSPLLDSSNMTMLDWSRIANDIYQSYEFFDGFVVLHGTDTLSYTASALSFMLENLGKTVIITGSQLPIFETRTDGKDNFTSALIIAGNYVIPEVCIFFGNKLLRGNRTVKVSSNSLDAFNSPNVPPLAQIGINVNVDYRLIFRPCSVERFCVQLQLDENVGLLRIFPSISLSTFRAFLAPPMRGVVMQSFGSGNVPSNRKDLIDELRAASERGVIIINCTQCPNGAVAEIYDTGKVLHDVGVIPGYDMTPEAALSKLAYVIGKQEWSLEVKKQMMQSNLRGELTSTTTPKMQDYDLVDAVARSLHLSSPQELDQLGATLFPAMINAAVVEGDIKKINNLKAYGADLSGSNHDHRTALHLACQMGNMQIVRHLLHNGVSVHTRDRYDRTPLQEAVATDNQEIIQLLISCGAHLTGSSRAVGEQLCAAAARGSLTRLKSYQLAGADLALCDPSGRTALHVAALHGFKELVEYMLPYLESAQDKDMLGLSAHDYATRGGHSDIAELLNPVKQED from the exons ATGTCCAGCAACGGAGACACAAAACATGTGCAGGCCGCAGCCAGCGAGCCAATAAGCCTGCCCCTAAACACAAATGTCGGGTATTCGCAATCGTTGCTCGACTCAAGCGTGCTGCCATCACCAACGCTGCAATCGCCGGCAATGCGTCGCAATGTCAGCGATGGCAATCTGATGGCCCAGGACGTGAAGGAGGCGCGGGTGCGTGTGATTTACACAGGCGGCACCATTGGCATGATGCGCAACGAACGTCACG TGCTGGCGCCCATCCCCAATGCTTTGGTGCGTCTCATACGCAAATATCCAAATATTCACGATGAGGAATATGCACAACGACGCTTTGGTGCCAGCGCTTCAATGGCGCCTCTTGTGTTGCCCTATGTCCAGGGCGAGGCGAGGCGTGTGCTCTACCAGGTGACGGAGTACTCGCCGCTGCTCGACTCCAGCAACATGACCATGCTCGATTGGTCGCGCATTGCCAACGATATATAT CAATCGTACGAGTTCTTTGATGGCTTTGTAGTGCTCCACGGCACCGATACGCTCTCGTACACCGCTTCCGCACTCAGCTTTATGCTGGAGAATCTGGGCAAGACGGTGATCATCACTGGCTCACAATTGCCCATCTTTGAGACACGCACTGATGGCAAGGACAACTTTACCTCAGCCTTGATAATCGCTGGCAATTACGTTATACCCGAGGTGTGCATTTTCTTTGGCAACAAACTGTTGCGTGGCAATCGCACCGTTAAAGTGAGCTCC AATTCGTTGGATGCCTTCAATTCACCGAATGTCCCGCCATTGGCACAAATTGGCATCAATGTCAATGTGGATTATCGGCTAATCTTTCGGCCTTGCAGCGTCGAGCGTTTCTGTgtacagctgcagctggacgAGAATGTTGGCTTGTTGCGCATCTTTCCCAGCATTTCGTTGTCCACGTTTCGTGCATTTTTGGCACCGCCAATGCGTGGCGTTGTCATGCAATCCTTTGGCTCCGGAAATGTGCCCTCCAATCGCAAGGATCTGATCGATGAGCTGCGCGCCGCCTCCGAACGTggcgtcatcatcatcaattgCACGCAGTGTCCGAATGGCGCCGTTGCTGAGATCTATGACACCGGCAAGGTGCTCCACGATGTGGGCGTCATTCCGGGCTACGATATGACCCCAGAGGCGGCGCTCTCCAAATTGGCGTACGTCATTGGCAAGCAGGAATGGTCGCTGGAAGTTAAGAAGCAG ATGATGCAATCGAATCTGCGAGGTGAGCTGACCTCGACGACGACACCAAAGATGCAGGATTACGACCTAGTCGATGCTGTGGCACGATCGCTGCACTTGTCCTCGCCCCAGGAGCTTGATCAACTGGGCGCCACTCTATTTCCGGCCATGATCAATGCGGCCGTTGTCGAGGGCGACATCAAGAAGATCAACAATCTGAAGGCGTATGGCGCTGATCTTTCGGGTTCCAATCACGATCATCGCACAGCCCTCCATCTGGCCTGCCAGATGGGGAACATGCAGATCGTGCGGCATCTGCTGCACAATGGCGTCTCGGTGCACACACGCGATCGCTACGATCGCACGCCATTGCAGGAGGCGGTGGCCACTGATAATCAGGAGATCATTCAGCTGCTCATCAGTTGTGGCGCACATTTGACGGGCTCATCGCGTGCCGTTGGCGAACAGTTGTGTGCCGCAGCTGCGCGTGGCTCGTTGACTCGCCTCAAATCGTATCAGCTGGCTGGCGCGGATTTGGCGCTGTGTGATCCATCGGGACGCACGGCGTTGCATGTGGCCGCGTTGCATGGCTTCAAGGAACTGGTGGAGTACATGTTGCCTTATCTGGAGAGTGCACAGGACAAGGATATGCTGGGGCTGAGTGCCCATGATTATGCCACACGTGGCGGGCATTCAGATATCGCCGAGTTGCTCAATCCCGTCAAGCAAGAAGACTGA